ATCAAGAAGCGATTGGTTTTCAGAAAAAATCGCAGGTTTTGTTATTGTTAATTCCTAATATTGAGAATGCTCAAGGTATTTTAACAGGCAAATTGTTTGAGTATTTAACAGCAAATCGACCAATTTTGGCAATTAGTCCACCAAACAAAGATTTACAAGAAATTATAGAAAACACAAATGCAGGAACTGTTGTAAATTATAATGATGAACAAAAGATAAAAGAAACGATTGAAGGTTTTTACAATCAATATAAAAAAGGTTCTTTACAAGTAGCTGCAAAAAATATTGAACAATATCATAGAAAACAATTAACGAAAAAGTTAGCATTTATTATTAAAAGTCTAAATTCGTAAAATGGGAATTGTATTAAAACAATCTTTTAAAAACACGTTATTTATTTACCTTGGCTTCGTCTTTGGAGGAATCAATACACTAGTTTTATATACGCGTTTTTTAGAAGATGAATACTATGGTTTGGTTACCTACTTGTTGGCAACTTCCAATATTCTAATGCCTTTAATTGCTTTAGGAATTCATCATACCATTGTAAAGTTTTTCTCAAGTTATTTTACAAAATCCGATAAAGATAAATTTTTATCATCCGTCTTATTTTTACCATTATTGGTAGCAATTCCTATGGGTTTTTTAGGGAATTTGTTTTACGAGCAAATTGGTAATTATTTATCAGAAGAAAACCCAATCATTAAAGAATATACCTTCGTTATTTATTTAGTGGCTTTTACATGTGCATATTTTGAAGTTTTTCATGCTTGGGCAAAAGTGCATTTTCAAACAGTTTTTGGGAATGTTTTAAAAGAATTATACAACAGAGTTGCAGTAATGGTTTTGTTGTTTGCTGTTTATTTTGAGTGGATTACAAAAGCTGAATTTATTTATTATTTAACAGGTGCGTATTTTATAAGAATGCTTTTAATGATGTTTTACGCATTTAAATTATACTTTCCGAAATTCACATTTTCAAGACCCGATAACTTTAATGAAGTATTGCGTTTTTCTCTCTATATAATTTTAGCAGGAAGTGCAGGTGCTATTATTTTAGATATCGATAAATTCATGATTCCAGGAAAAGAATCTCTAGAAAAAGCTGCTTATTATGCTGTTGCAGTTTTTATTGGTTCGTTTATTGAGGCACCAAGTAGAGCTATGTTAAATATTTTACAACCTTTAACATCTAAAACTCTGAATGAAGAAAATCATAAAGAAGTAGCATCACTTTATAAAAAAAGTTCTATAAATTTATTGTTGATAAGTGGGTTGTTTTTTGTGTTGATAAATGCCAATATCAATCAGTTATTCAATTTGTTACCAAAAGAATATGCAGGTGGAGCTTTGGTTGTTTTTATGATTTCGTTACTAAAAATGTACAATGGCTTTTTAGGGAATAATGGCGCCATTATCAACAATTCAAAATATTACAAAGTTACTTTACCTTTTAGTTTAATCATGGCTTTTTCGGTCTATTTTTTGAATAAACTCTTTTACTATGAATTAAATATGGGAACTGATGGATTGGCTTTAGCAACGTTAATTGTAATTTTTTGTGCAAATACAGGTAAAATATTTTTTGTAAAAAGAAAATTTTCGATGTTACCTTTTACTGATAAATCATTTTTAATGATTTTTATTATCACAGCACTTTATTTGGTTTTTAATTTTTGGGATTTTCCAATTGAAAACATTTATCTATTTAAATTTCCAATTCATCCTATTATCAACATCATCTTAAAAAGTATATTAATTGCTTTTATTTATATATTTTTAGTGATAAAACTGAATATTTCTACAGAAATAACCAACATTGTAAAGCGTTTTTACAAGTAACAATCTAGCCAATCTGTTGCAATGTGAAAGAGCAATGCAAAGGCTAAAATTCTTATTTTCTTAAAAAATAACCCAACTATATAAACTCCAATAGCAATATAAGAGTGTAAAGGATGAAAGTTGATACTACATCTATTTTCTTCAAAAATTGGGTTTGCTAAAAGGTGATCTAAATCAATAAGCATCGAAGCTAAAAAGATAAGATACACAGTTTTCCATCGATCTTTAAAAAAGAAATACGCTATAAAAAACGGAACTATAAAATGGAACGAGTAGTGAATTATAAACTTAATCATAAAATAAAAAGGCTTACTACAAAATAAGCCTTTTTAATTTGAATATAAATAGTTGGGGGAAATTAAATTCTATAATTCAAATTTAGTATATTAAAACGCTTTATCTGTTTACATATGTTAAGAAAGTTACTTTGAGTAAATTTCTTTTCTAATTCTACTTAATTGAACAGGAGAAATATTTAAATAAGAAGCTATATGGTACTGAGTTATTAATTCTTCTATATTAGAAATTTCTTTTTTTAACTTCAAATATCGTTCTGTTGCATCCAAAACTGATAAATCATGAATCCTAGATTCCATAATTAAAAAAATAGATTCAAGCATTCTGTTATATAATATGGCAATATGATGATCTTTTTTTACTTGTTTTTTAAATTCCTTAAAATTAATTTCATAAAGTAAACAATCTGTTAAACATTGATAGTTAAGTTTGCAAGTTTCTTCAGTAATTAATGAACTTAAACAGCCTGTTGCTCTATTATCTGTAAAAATAGTTCTAATGTACTGTTTCCCTTTTTCATCTTGATAATAAGATCTTACAACACCCGTTTTTATGATATAGAAGCTGTTGGAAATTTGTCCAATTTTGCTTATAATTTCACCTTTTTTAAGGGAAACTTCTTTAGCTAAATCTACTAATTGTTGCACACTCGTTTTTGGAATTTCTCCAAAACTTTCGGTAAAATTTTTTAAAAATTCCATATTTTCCTGCTTTTTGAATAAAGATAGGAAAAATTATATGCTATTCAAAAAATTATAAATAACTAATTGCATTGGGTCCTTCCATAAAAAGTAAATCTAAAATAGAAAGATTTGGTAAAAATCCATGTTTATCATCAAACATTTGAATGTATGTATCTACCACTTTTTGAGGCTGTTGCTTTCTGTTTGCTAAAAATCTGAAATCTTTTTCAGTAGTTTCAACCTCATAATTTTCTGTAGTTGTAAAGTTAGAATCCAGTTGTAGTGCATCAGTTATAAATAAAAAAGTATCAATATTTAAATCCTGCAAATATTTATATTTTTTATGAAAAATAGGTGCAATATCCTCTTCTAAAAAATCAAAAAAAGGCGATGTTCTATAAGCAATTTGTAACGATTTAAAATGTTGGTCTTGCCAAGGAAAATCGTTTTCAACTAAAGTATCTTTTGTTTTTTTTCTGCTATCTTTAGTTTGATGTTTTACAGGAATACTCAACAACTGTTTGCCATTAGAATTATAGATATAACAACGATTTCTATAGCTTTGTTTCTGGAAATTATCCTCCAATTCAAAAACAATTTCATCGGCTTTTACAATCTCTGAATATTGAGAAATAGGAGAGAAGTATGTTGGTATAAATATTGACATTGGCCCCTTTTAATTCCCCAAAGGGGAAATTTTAGCAAGTTTGTGAAAAGTTTGTAATAAATTTTCATCAAAAGAAATAAATTTATTTTGATTAAAACTCTTTTCGTACTTTGCGTTAAACCCTTGCATCTTTGCGTTTATTTTACTGCTTATTGCCAAATGAAAACTTACTTCTTAGCTTTCTTTTTCCCTTTATAAAAACTCCAACCAATATACAATCCAATTAATGCAAAAACAACATATCTGTAAGAAACAGGTTCTCCATCTCCATGAACAGTAGTAAACATCCTATTCCAACGAATTGATTTTAATTTTTCGCCAAAACTTGCAGCATCAGCATCCCAACTAAACCAAATCATTACAGGTTTTCCTAAAACGTGATCAAAAGGAACATAACCCCAATAACGTCCATCTAAAGAATTGTGTCTGTTATCTCCTACTAAATAAAAGTAATCTTGATTAAAAGTATAAGAATCTGCTTTTTCTCCATTGATAAAAATATCATCTCCATTTACAACCAAATCATTATTTTCATAATTTTTGATGATTTGCTCATAATAAGGCAGTGAGTTTTTATCTAATTTTACAGTAGTTCCAGCTTTAGGAATGTATAGTGGTCCAAAATTATCTTGACTCCATTGATTACTTTCTATATGTGGAAAAATTGCATTATCAGGACCATGATTTACTTTTTTAACAGAAACAGCCAAAGAGTAATTTTTAAGCTTTTCAGCTTCTTCTTCTGTCATGTTAATATTGATTTTATTCTCAACATTTAACATTTTAAATTTTTGAGCAAACTCAGGATTTATACCTCCAGCAACTTCTGTATATAAAGAATCTTCGCCAATTTTAGACAAGCTTCCATTTAGTTTTATAGCTTCTTGAACACGATTGTCATTCCAATATTCAGTTAAAATTTTATAAACACCAGTTCTGCCTTTGTCAATTAAAAACTTAGGATATGTATTTGCAGAAATAGGTTGCTTGCTTTCATACGTATAATAAAACTGCAATTTAGCTCTGTAAGGTAAATCGTTCTTTTTTCCATTGATGTAAAAATAACCATCTCTCATTTCAATAGAATCGCCAGCAATTCCAACAGCACGTTTTACGTAATTTGTTTTCTTATCAACAGGTTTGTAAGTGAATTTTCCAGAAACATCACCCCACATTGTAGCCAAAGAATCTGCAGGCCAATTGAAACAAACAATATCATTATTTTTTATTTCTTGAAAACCTGGCAATCTTGTATAAGGTAATTGTGGTCTTTTTAAATAGGATGCAGTTCCTGTAAAAGGCAAAGAATCATGCACCATTGGTGCAGCAATTACTGTTGATGGAACTCTTGCTCCATAATGAAACTTGCTTACAAATAAATAATCTCCAATCAACAGAGACTTCTCTAAAGAAGAAGATGGAATTGTAAATGGCTGCATAAAATACGTATGCACTAAAGTTGCAGCAATAATTGCAAAAGTTATGGAACTAATCCATTCTCCTAATTCAGAACGTGGCTTTAAGCTTCTATCTGCATTGAATTCTGAGTCTGTTGCATAATTGATATAAAAAATATACAAACCTAAAGTTATAATAACTAAAAAGGAATCTAATTTTTTATAAAAACCGAAAGTTCTAATGGTTTCTATCCAAATAACTGGGAACATCAACAAATTTACAACAGGAATAAACAATAAAATAATCCACCATTTTGGACGATTTATGATTTGCATTAAAATAATTCCGTTATAAATTGGTACAGCAGCTTCCCAAGCTTTTCTGCCTGCTTTAACATACAATTTCCAAGTTCCTAAAAAATGGATAACTTGAATTACAAGAAAGAAGATTAGCCATTGTGTATACGTCATAATATATTTTTTATGTCTGTTCGAGCGCAGTCGAGAACTTTTAATTTGTGGTTAAAAATAAACCTCTCGACTGCGCTCGAGGAGACAAATTATAATTCAATTAGTATTTTTTTAAATATATTGTTACAGTTTTTAACCGATGTTTAACACATCTTTCATGGTAAAAACACCTGTTTTATCTAAAATCCATTCTGCAGCAATTACAGCACCTAAAGCAAAACCTTTTCTGTTATGGGCTGTGTGTTTTATCTCTATAGTATCCACTTCAGAATTGTACCAAACAGAATGCGTTCCAGGAACATCAGGAATTCTTTTGGCAACAATTGGTATGTTTTCTTCGGATGAAATTGCACCTAATTCCCATGCCGTTTTTGATGAGTTTTCAATAACACCTTCAGCTAATGTAATTGCTGTGCCACTTGGAGCATCTAGCTTTTTTGTATGATGAATTTCTTCCATAGAAATATTATAATCCTCTAAAGTAGCCATCATTTTCGCTAATTGTTTGTTTAGTTCAAAAAAGATATTTACACCAACACTATAGTTAGATGCATAAATAAAAGCCCCTTTTTTTTCTTCGCAAAGTGCAACTGCATCTTTGTAATTATCTAACCAACCAGTGGTTCCAGAAATTACAGGAACATTATGGTTAATACAATTAGAAATGTTTTTAAAAGCAGCATCAGGAATGCTAAAATCGATAGCGACATCTGCTATAGAAATATCAATAGTGTCATCAACATCTTTTCTAATTACTATTTCATGACCTCTAGAAATGGCAATTTTTTCAATTTCTTTGCCCATTCTTCCATAGCCTAATAATGCAATTTTCATTTAAAAAGTATATTTTAAGGTTAATCCAACTTTTGGCGCTTCAAATAGAATAGGATCTGCAATAAAAGTAGGTTTTAAAGATAAATTATCATCTGTATTAAATTGTAATAAATGTGCATTTACACTTGCTTCAACAATCTGTAAAACGTAAATTATAATTCCGGATAATAAGGACATATCTCTGTTTTCTCTTAATTGCTCTTGGGCAGTTTCTAAAGTAGTCGTAGAAACATTAGAAACACCGTTTATTGTAAACTCATCTTCTAACCCAGCTTTTCTTAATCTGTAGGCTGTTCTGTACCTTTTGTATTCTGAATTATTTGTTTGATAATAATATACAGGTACTGCTAAAGCTCCCCAAACTATGGGAGCTTTCCAATATTTTTTATTGTAAATCTGTCCCATTCCTGGGAAAATTGCAGAATAAAAAGCTGCTTTTGAAGGTGCCAAAGCATCATAAACTCCTTGTGGGTTTTTTATGTTGTCATCAATTTTTAAATCTTCAACTTTTACAAATTTTGGAATAGAATCTTGTTGCGCTAAAAAATTTGCAGAAAAAAATCCGATATAAAAAACAAGTATGACTTTTTTAAACAACACTTATTTTAGTAAGTTTTTAATACGATTAAAATCTTCTTCTGAATGAAAAGGAATTGAAATTTTTCCTTTCCCATTTTTAGCAATACTAATATCAATTTTATGACCAAAAAATTCGCCAATTTCTTTTTGACTTTCTTTTATAAAAGCAGGAATTGCTTTCTTTTTTGGTTTTGCAATAGCACCCGATTTTAAGTTTTTAACCAAATCTTCTGTTTGTCTAACAGATAATTTATCACGTAAAATTTTCTCGTAAATGGCTAGTTGATCTTCCGTATTTTCAACATTGATCATAGCACGTCCATGCCCCATTGAAATAAAACCATCTCTCATGCCTGTTTGTAAAATTGGATCTAATTTTAGCAATCGTAAATAATTGGTTACTGTTGATCGTTTTTTACCAACTCTGGTACTCAATTCTTCTTGAGTTAACTGAATTTCATCAATTAAACGCTGGTACGAAAGTGCCACTTCAATTGGGTCTAAGTTTTTACGTTGTATGTTTTCAACCAAGGCCATTTCTAGCATTTCTTGGTCGTTTGCTAATCTTATATACGCAGGTACAGTTTTGTTTCCTATTAATTTTGATGCTCTAAAACGTCGTTCACCAGAAACTAATTGAAATTTGTTGCCTTCTAATTTTCTTACAGTTATTGGCTGAATTACCCCTAATTCTCTAATAGAACTTGCCAATTCACGCAAAGCTTCTTCATCAAAATAAGTTCTTGGTTGATATGGATTTACATCAATTAAATCTAATTCCAACTCAATTATATTACCTACAACTTTGTCTGCATTTTTGTCTTGTGCAGAGTTTATGTTAGGTGTATCTTGTTGTAACAAAGCAGATAATCCTCTTCCTAAAGCTTGTTTCTTGGTTGCTTTTGCCATTTTTATGAATTCTTTTTTAATAATTCTTGGGCCAAATTTAAGTAATTTACAGCACCTTTACTTGTAGCATCATAAGCAATAATACTTTCTCCATAACTTGGTGCTTCTCCCAAACGCGTATTTCTTCTAATAATTGTATCAAAAACCATACTAGAAAAATGTTTTCTAACTTCATCTACAACTTGGTTCGATAAGCGTAAACGAGAATCGAACATGGTTAACAATAAACCTTCGATATTTAATTCTGAATTATGAATGTTTTGAATACTTTTAATCGTATTTAATAATTTCCCTAAACCTTCTAATGCAAAATATTCACATTGAATTGGAATAATTACAGAGTCTGCAGCCACTAAAGAATTTAAGGTGATTAAACCTAAAGAAGGTGCACAATCAATTAAAATATAATCGTATTCATCTTTAATTTTGTCTAACGCTTTTTTGAGCATGTACTCTCGGTTCTCTTTGTCTACCAATTCAATTTCTATGGCAACCAAATCAATATGAGCAGGAATCATATCTACGTTTGGTGAAGTCGTTTTTACAATTGCTTTTTTAGCAGAAACAGAATGTTCCAAAACTTGATACGTTCCATATTCAAGAGCATCTACATCAACTCCTAAACCAGAGGATGCATTTGCTTGTGGATCTGCATCTATCAACAAAACTTTTTTCTCTAAAACACCCAAAGAAGCAGCTAAACTTATACTTGTAGTTGTTTTACCAACACCTCCTTTTTGATTTGCTATTGCAATTATTTTTCCCATTAAAACTTTCTGTTTTCAAAGAGTAAAATTACGATTTATTCTCTTTTATTAAAGTGAAAGATGTTAACAAAAATACAAACTTTTAAATTACTCTATATCAGTTGTATATGTTTTAATAATGAAAGTTTTTAAACAATTACAGTATTTTTTAATTAAAACACCTTTTACCAGTTTTTAAGTGGTGAATTTTATGCTTTTTGTGGAATATTCTTTAAAACTTCTACTAATAATTTCCAAAATTTTTGGGTTGATGATATTTGCGCACGTTCATCAGGAGAATGTGCACCTCTAATATTTGGACCAAAAGAAATCATATCCATATCAGGATAATTTTTTCCTAAAATTCCACATTCTAATCCTGCATGACAAGCTGCCACATTTGGATTTTCGTTAAATAATTCTTTATATAAACCTTCTAAAACAACTAAAATTTCTGAATTCAAGTTTGGTAACCAACCAGGATATTCTCCTGAAAAATCAACATCTAAACCTGCTAATTCAAAACATGAGCGTAAAGAATTTGCCAAATCCCATTTATTAGTTTCAGAAGATGAACGTGTTAAACAACCCACTTTAATACTACCATCTTTAACAATAATTCTAGCAATATTGTTAGAAGTTTCTACCAAACCAACTACATCAGGACTCATTCTATAAACGCCATTATGAGCTGCATAAATTGCTTTGATAAAAGATTCTTGAACTCCTAATTCCATAATAGTTTTAGGAGATTCAATTTCTTTAATTTCAATATTTAAGTTGCTTTCTAATGTTGAAAACTCATTTTTTATATTGTTGATAAGTGTATTAGTTTCTGATAAAAAATTTTCTTTAGAAACAGTGTCAATTACTACAGATGAAAAACTTTCTCTAGGAATTGCATTTCTCAAACTACCTCCATTTATTTCAGCAATTCGCAAACCATATTTTTCAAAACCATCAAACAAAATACGATTCATTATTTTGTTTGCATTTCCTAAACCTTTAATGATATCCATTCCAGAATGCCCACCATTTAAGCCTTTTACAGTAATTGAAAATGCAGTTGTATTTGTTGGAGTATTTTCTTCTTTATAGTTTTTTGTTGCAGTTACATCAACTCCACCTGCACAACCAATACCAATTTCGTCATCTTCTTCAGTGTCTAAATTTAGTAGAATTTCGCCTTTTAAAACGCCACCTTCTAAACCCATTGCTCCAGTCATTCCTGTTTCTTCATCAATAGTAAATAAAGCTTCAATTGCTGGATGCGCAATTTCTTTGGATGATAAAACAGCCATAATTGCTGCAACTCCCAAGCCATTATCTGCGCCTAAAGTTGTACCTGCTGCTTTTAACCAATCACCATCTACAAACATTTTAATCCCTTCTTTATCAAAATCGAAATCAGTGTCTGCATTTTTTTGATGCACCATGTCTAAATGACCTTGCATTACAATGGTTTTTCTGTTTTCCATGCCAGAACTTGCTGGTTTTTTTATGATAACATTCCCAACCTTATCCACAAAAGTTTCAAGGTTTAGTTTGTTGCCAAAATCAACCATAAATTGAATAACTCTTTCTTCTTTTTTTGAGGGTCTTGGAACTGCATTTAAATCTGCAAAGTGATTCCAAACTGCTTTTGGTTCTTTATTTCTGATGTCTTGGCTCATGTATTTTGATTTTTAATGCCACGAATTCACGAATTTTTTTAATTCTGATAAATCTATAATTTCATAAAATGAAATTATAGATTTATCATCTGTGAAATACTTTTTAATATAAAATTCTAATTCGTGAATTTGTGGCTAATATTTTTAATTTGTGATTAAAATTGAGGTATCGTAAGTGATGTCTAATTAAACTCAATCACAACATCCTCTAAATTCTTTCTTACTTTTTTTAAATCCTTCATGTAATCATCTTCAGCTCTAAAACCAACAGGTAACACTAAAGTTGCTGTAAGATTGTGTTCTTCTAAACCTAAAATTTCATCGTATTTAGCAGGTACAAAACCTTCCATTGGACAAGCATCAATTTGCTCTACAGCACAAACCGTTAGTAAATTTCCTAAAGCTATATAGGCTTGATTTCTATTCCAAACTAATAATTCTTCTTGTGTTTTTTTGCTGATATCCGCAGTTAAAAATGTTTTAAAAGGATCCATTACTGAATCTGGTGTTGCTCTGATTTTTTTTACCAAATCAAAATATTTTTTAACTTCTGTGATTGCATATTCTTTAGGAATGCAAATTACTAAAAGATGAGAAGCTTCCAAAACTTGTGGTTGATTAAATGAGGCAGGAACCAATTTTTTCTGGATATCTTTATTATTGATAACAACCAGTTTTAAAGGTTGTAAACCATAAGAAGTGGCAGTTAAATTAAATGCCTCTTTTAAAGTTTTTATTTGTGATGTTGATAAGGTTTTATTAATGTCGAATTTTTTAACAGCATATCGCCATTGTAAACTTTCTATAGTGTTCATTTTGTTTTTTTTGAGATGCAAAAATAAACTATAATAAGGTTTAATTTTTCTGTTTCTATTGGTAAAATTGATACATAAATAAATTATTTGTACCTTGAAAGAAAAAAAGTATGAATGAGGAATTTTTGTATTATGTATGGAAGTACAAAATATTTACGAATATAAATCTACAGACTTCAGATGCTAAAGAAGTCGCTATTTTAAAAACGGGAATTCATAATAAAAATTCAGGGCCAGATTTTTTGAACTCACAAGTAAAAATTGATCATCAGCTTTGGGTTGGAAATGTTGAAATGCACGTAAAATCGTCTGATTGGTATTTGCATAAACATGAAGAAGATTCAAATTACGATGCTGTAATTTTGCACGTAGTTTGGGAACATGATGTAGACATTTTTATGAAAAACAACAAACCTCTGCCAACTTTAGCGTTGAAAAACTTTGTATCAAAAAATCTTTTAGACAACTATAGTAGTTTAGTATATCATCAGCAAAAATTTATTCCTTGCGAAAATCAATTGGCAACTATTGATGAATTTCTCATGAATAATTGGTTGGAGCGTTTGTATTTTGAACGTTTGGAACATAAATCGACCTTTATAAAAGAGTTGTTGTTAGCTACAAATGCCGATTTTGAAGCTGTTTTGTTTCAATTATTAGCTAAAAACTTTGGCTTAAAAGTAAATGGAGACGCTTTTTTACAATTAGCTACTTCTATAGATTTTTCAGTCATTAGAAAAGAACGTTTTGATTTAGAACAATTAACAGCCTTGTTTTTTGGACAAGCAGGTTTTTTAGAAGAAGACGTAGCAGCACATTATCATCAACAATTAAAAGAAAAATACAGGTATTTAAAACATAAACACAAGTTGAATTCAATTTCTAAAAATACATTTGAATTCTTTAGAATGCGACCTCAAAATTTTCCAACTATCAGAATTACACAATTGGCATCTTTATATTTTACACATCAAAATTTATTTTCAAAGTTGATGAGCATCCATAAAAAAGAAGATTTTTACGCATTATTTTCTTTTGAAGTTGATGCGTTTTGGAAAACACATTATACGTTTGAATCAGCATCAAAAAAATCATCAAAAAAATTGACAAAATCTTTTATAGATTTACTGATTATCAACACTATAATCCCTTTAAAGTTTGTGTATTTGCAGAGTAGAGGAGCAGTAGATAATAATGAAATCATGCAATTGATAAAACAGGTTTCATCAGAAAAAAATAGCATAATTTCTAATTTTTCAGCTTTAGAAATTAAGGCAAAAAATGCGATGGAAAGTCAGGCTTTGCTGGAGCTTAAAAACAACTATTGCACAAAGAAACGATGTTTACAATGTGCAATAGGGAATAGTTTGCTAAGAAAATAAAATTTATTTTGGGTCTAATATTTCTTTAATATTTGCCAAACAATCTCTGTAATGGTATTTTGTAATTCTATTAACACCTCTATTTTTTGCAATGGTTAATTGAAAATTTAACGCTTGTAATTCACCTCTAATTATTGAGCTGATATCAGAATTTTGAGTGTCTTTTGAATTTAAAAGCATTCCCATTCTGTTAATCATCGATTTTTGTAAATTACGTCTAAAAACATCTACATTTTTGTTGTAATTTGTTTCAGAAAAAATGCCAGTTCTTAAATCACGAATCATATCTAAAGCGCTGTAGGTATTAGCATCAATAACTTCTGCATCAATCATCATTTCTAATTTATTTGGATTTAGCAGTGTATACAATTGTCTGTTTTGTAAACTTAAAATTCTATCTGTATATCCATTTTCGTTGATGTTTGCTAAGATTTCTGGATTTATCAACCAATCTTGCGTTTCAAAAGCATTTTTTTGCAACCAAACCATGGCTTCTTTTTGTTTCTTTTTAGATACAGCTTCGTACAC
The DNA window shown above is from Polaribacter sp. Hel_I_88 and carries:
- a CDS encoding aminoacyl-histidine dipeptidase; this encodes MSQDIRNKEPKAVWNHFADLNAVPRPSKKEERVIQFMVDFGNKLNLETFVDKVGNVIIKKPASSGMENRKTIVMQGHLDMVHQKNADTDFDFDKEGIKMFVDGDWLKAAGTTLGADNGLGVAAIMAVLSSKEIAHPAIEALFTIDEETGMTGAMGLEGGVLKGEILLNLDTEEDDEIGIGCAGGVDVTATKNYKEENTPTNTTAFSITVKGLNGGHSGMDIIKGLGNANKIMNRILFDGFEKYGLRIAEINGGSLRNAIPRESFSSVVIDTVSKENFLSETNTLINNIKNEFSTLESNLNIEIKEIESPKTIMELGVQESFIKAIYAAHNGVYRMSPDVVGLVETSNNIARIIVKDGSIKVGCLTRSSSETNKWDLANSLRSCFELAGLDVDFSGEYPGWLPNLNSEILVVLEGLYKELFNENPNVAACHAGLECGILGKNYPDMDMISFGPNIRGAHSPDERAQISSTQKFWKLLVEVLKNIPQKA
- a CDS encoding NAD(P)H-dependent oxidoreductase gives rise to the protein MNTIESLQWRYAVKKFDINKTLSTSQIKTLKEAFNLTATSYGLQPLKLVVINNKDIQKKLVPASFNQPQVLEASHLLVICIPKEYAITEVKKYFDLVKKIRATPDSVMDPFKTFLTADISKKTQEELLVWNRNQAYIALGNLLTVCAVEQIDACPMEGFVPAKYDEILGLEEHNLTATLVLPVGFRAEDDYMKDLKKVRKNLEDVVIEFN
- a CDS encoding DUF2851 family protein, whose translation is MNEEFLYYVWKYKIFTNINLQTSDAKEVAILKTGIHNKNSGPDFLNSQVKIDHQLWVGNVEMHVKSSDWYLHKHEEDSNYDAVILHVVWEHDVDIFMKNNKPLPTLALKNFVSKNLLDNYSSLVYHQQKFIPCENQLATIDEFLMNNWLERLYFERLEHKSTFIKELLLATNADFEAVLFQLLAKNFGLKVNGDAFLQLATSIDFSVIRKERFDLEQLTALFFGQAGFLEEDVAAHYHQQLKEKYRYLKHKHKLNSISKNTFEFFRMRPQNFPTIRITQLASLYFTHQNLFSKLMSIHKKEDFYALFSFEVDAFWKTHYTFESASKKSSKKLTKSFIDLLIINTIIPLKFVYLQSRGAVDNNEIMQLIKQVSSEKNSIISNFSALEIKAKNAMESQALLELKNNYCTKKRCLQCAIGNSLLRK